A portion of the Rhinopithecus roxellana isolate Shanxi Qingling chromosome 19, ASM756505v1, whole genome shotgun sequence genome contains these proteins:
- the RNF43 gene encoding E3 ubiquitin-protein ligase RNF43, whose protein sequence is MAGERGASAVLFDITEDRAAAEQLQQPLGLTWPVVLIWGNDAEKLMEFVYKNQKAHVRIELKEPPAWPDYDVWILLTVVGTIFVIILASVLRIRCRPRHSRPDPLQQRTAWAISQLATRRYQASCRQARGEWPDSGSSCSSAPVCAICLEEFSEGQELRIISCLHEFHRNCVDPWLHQHRTCPLCMFNIIEGDSFSQSLGPSRSYQEPGRRLHLIHQHPGHAHYHLPAAYLLGPSQSAVARPPRPGPFLPSQEPGMGPRHHRLPRAAHPWAPGEQQRLTGAQHPYAQGWGLSHLQSTSQHPAARPVPLRRARPPDSSGSGESYCTERSGYLADGPASDSSSGPCHGSSSDSVVNCTDISLQGVHGSSSTFCSSLSSDFDSLVYCSPEGDPQRVDMHPSVTSRPRSFDSVVPTGETQVSSHVQYHRHRHHHYKKRFQWHGRKPGPETGVPPSRPPIPRTQPQPEPASDQHVTRSNSAAPSGRLCNPQRPRALPEPAPGLVEASSMCLNTSSLFNLQKSSLSARHPQRKRRGCPSEPTPGSRPQDATVHPACQIVPHFTPSVAYSWSPEAHPLIFGPPGLDRRLIPETPGPYYSNSQPVWLCLTPRRSPEPHPPGEGPSEWSSDTAEGRPCPHPHCQVLSAQPGSEEELEELCEQAV, encoded by the exons ATGGCGGGTGAGCGAGGAGCCAGTGCTGTTCTCTTTGACATCACTGAGGATCGAGCTGCTGCTGAGCAG CTGCAGCAGCCGCTGGGGCTGACCTGGCCAGTGGTGTTGATCTGGGGTAATGACGCTGAGAAGCTGATGGAGTTTGTGTACAAGAACCAAAAGGCCCATGTGAGGATCGAGCTGAAGGAGCCCCCAGCCTGG CCAGATTATGATGTGTGGATCCTTCTGACAGTGGTGGGCACTATCTTTGTGATCATCCTGGCTTCGGTGCTGCGCATCCGGTGCCGCCCCCGCCACAGCAGGCCG GATCCACTTCAGCAGAGAACAGCCTGGGCCATCAGCCAGCTGGCCACCAGGAGGTACCAGGCCAGCTGCAGACAGGCCCGGGGTGAGTGGCCAGACTCAGGGAGCAGCTGCAGCTCAGCTCCTGTGTGTGCCATCTGTCTGGAGGAGTTCTCTGAGGGGCAG GAGCTACGGATCATTTCCTGCCTCCATGAGTTCCATCGTAACTGCGTGGACCCGTGGTTACATCAGCATCGGACTTGCCCCCTCTGCATGTTCAACATCATAG AGGGAGATTCATTTTCCCAGTCCCTGGGACCCTCTCGATCTTACCAAGAGCCAGGTCGAAGACTCCACCTCATTCACCAGCATCCTGGCCATGCCCACTACCACCTCCCTGCTGCCTACCTGTTGGGCCCttcccagagtgcagtggctcggcCCCCACGACCTGGTCCCTTCCTGCCATCCCAGGAGCCAGGCATGGGCCCTCGGCATCACCGCCTCCCCAGAGCTGCACATCCCTGGGCTCCAGGAGAGCAGCAGCGCCTGACAGGGGCCCAGCACCCCTATGCACAAGGCTGGGGACTGAGCCACCTCCAATCCACCTCACAGCACCCTGCTGCTCGCCCAGTGCCCCTACGCCGGGCCAGGCCCCCTGACAGCAGTGGATCTGGAGAAAGCTATTGCACAGAACGCAGTGGGTACCTGGCAGATGGGCCAGCCAGTGACTCCAGCTCAGGGCCTTGTCATGGCTCTTCTAGTGACTCCGTGGTCAACTGCACGGACATCAGCCTACAGGGTGTCCATGGAAGCAGTTCTACTTTCTGCAGCTCCCTAAGCAGTGACTTCGACTCCCTAGTGTACTGCAGCCCTGAAGGGGATCCCCAGCGAGTGGACATGCACCCTAGCGTGACCTCTCGGCCTCGTTCCTTCGATTCGGTGGTACCCACAGGGGAAACCCAGGTTTCCAGCCATGTCCAGTACCACCGCCACCGGCACCACCACTACAAAAAGCGGTTCCAGTGGCATGGCAGGAAGCCTGGCCCAGAAACTGGGGTCCCCCCATCCAGGCCTCCTATTCCTCGGACACAGCCCCAGCCAGAGCCAGCTTCTGATCAGCATGTCACCAGATCCAACTCAGCAGCCCCTTCGGGGCGGCTCTGTAACCCACAGCGCCCCAGGGCCCTCCCTGAGCCAGCCCCTGGCCTAGTTGAAGCCTCCAGCATGTGCCTCAATACCAGCAGTCTTTTCAACTTGCAAAAATCCAGCCTGTCTGCCCGACACCCACAGAGGAAAAGGCGGGGGTGTCCCTCCGAGCCCACCCCTGGCTCTCGGCCCCAGGATGCAACTGTGCACCCAGCTTGCCAGATTGTTCCCCATTTCACCCCCAGCGTGGCATATTCTTGGTCCCCAGAGGCACACCCCTTGATCTTTGGACCTCCAGGCCTGGACAGGAGGCTCATACCAGAAACTCCAGGCCCCTATTACTCAAATTCACAGCCAGTGTGGTTGTGTCTGACTCCTCGCCGTTCCCCGGAACCACATCCACCTGGGGAGGGGCCTTCTGAATGGAGTTCTGACACCGCAGAGGGCAGGCCATGCCCTCATCCACACTGCCAGGTGCTGTCGGCCCAGCCTG